From the genome of Schaalia dentiphila ATCC 17982, one region includes:
- a CDS encoding heavy metal-binding domain-containing protein: MLVVTTPTVEGAPVKQYIGMVSGEAISGVNMFKDFGANLSNMFGGRASQYEEEIGGASATAVNEMCARAQAMGANAVVGVKVDYFTAGTNNGMLAAIATGTAVIL, translated from the coding sequence ATGCTCGTTGTGACGACCCCGACCGTTGAGGGTGCGCCCGTCAAGCAGTACATCGGCATGGTCTCCGGTGAGGCGATCTCCGGCGTCAACATGTTCAAGGACTTCGGTGCGAACCTGTCCAACATGTTCGGTGGCCGCGCCTCCCAGTACGAGGAAGAGATCGGCGGCGCCTCCGCGACCGCCGTCAACGAAATGTGCGCCCGCGCCCAGGCCATGGGTGCCAACGCGGTCGTCGGCGTGAAGGTCGACTACTTCACCGCCGGCACCAACAACGGCATGCTCGCCGCCATCGCGACGGGCACCGCGGTCATTCTCTGA
- a CDS encoding leucine-rich repeat protein, which produces MSHRTTSALVLLTAGTLAMTAVTTPAAFAANPQEESQSGAAAPASSVDAQSGAPQSGAADEAGAENPTTTPESVPADDTPTTIIVQLEDGSVGIPWYQRVFGLSSSTKHETVKERIETSVEAVVPGADITDVRDYTHALDGFAIQAPASSLGAIKATEGVKAAFIERHHKPMVVEGDAGALGAEAVDPALQNASSLEMTRANQTTQKGDRQVVEVIDTGIEATHQAFSGSMDGVDVRLSQGDVEALVGKLPHGKTGAYLNSKIPFVFDYADNDADVLPKSSKDLSHGTHVAAIAAANAADLQGTAPHAQIIVAKVASDKDGSIPDSTVLAALDDAVVLKPDSINLSLGEDAGMGTEAGTMYAEVYKNLANAGVTVNAAAGNSYSSAYSNYSGKNKPFATDPDAGTLSEPASYSSTLAVASVNNQDALPYLTVGDRQVVYRKSRGLKDAVVPSLLDIPEATYTLVYAGIGDAAALEKLVAEHPGDLSKVIVLEDRGGSDSATGADMTHEAKVKGLTQLTSKPAALIIGDSETVENPYVATIEATHTMPTVTITKKEKDALIEAIKASESGSITISNPHAGLKLASTNPSVSDFTSWGVTPDLKLKPEIAAPGGNIVAAVLGNTYRSMSGTSMATPQVAGIATLVRQRVNDDPAFAGLSEADKAAIVTTLMMGTAHPLLDIDQNDGTYYSPRRVGAGQVDALAATTTTVYPSVVGAENPWRPKADLGEGTNGWTFQVTLTNVSDADHTYTLGGQALSEIVEGGLFTEHSKNWAGQGIDLTYSADSVTVPAKGTATVTVTVTPQGAFASYANANAPKGTFIDGAVTFTSTDGQPDLTVPYMGFYGSWGAPAVFDGKWYDGTTSTAHACSSTLINPATEVPLGALNPLAGQEIDDVRAVDPAYFIMSRSALPEAPSRILPRTCLLRNSPKVTYTYTNEAGEVVREYTFERARKSLFNYHASKVEPIESQEGNNPVFDGFDKDGKELPAGRYKLTIDAASVAPSSVASQLAWDFTLDTEAPVISNLTVTGEGDERVVSFDVTDNSPLAGIAFSESPTSRRYYDEKEAVGANRQADGTYAKHYEIKWADLIDRADSSDPATAYLFAWDWGKNQARQVIRFSTIPMTSLSLTPQDSEVVAGETVALSPSYEPANANVTDLVWTSSNEAVATVNENGEVRTLAAGEATITATDASQPTLSASARIRVRTISEDAGIELADTQVTLKVGETAPVKAYLAPSLKDRAVTWSVEPADLATVAADTDTRKATLTAGDHAGPGTLTATVTTEAGAAKTASIPVTVRAADADDFEINEDGVLVKYKGSATEVTLPDTVTSIGERAFASSTVEHVTVPASVRSIGLEAFIYSSLKKITFIDDEAHPAQLTTIADRAFANASLEAIELPRSVVTMGAEVFDYNSALTTIKLGPNVAADSVTSGYAENASLTSVEVDPANPNYESVDGVLYSKDHSRLILYPAAKNTGGTYTVLDGVATIAPKAFQKAGITSVTLPDSLRTIKDEAFRLSALTAVTLPEKFETVGTCAFCSADKLATIDLGGTISLGGSAFESTSAKNGVNFRPELGRLTTIGDFAFSRTAQSSVTLPDSVTAVGEQAFSESTALTSFHIGAGVTSFAETALYNDRKIATLTVSADNPVYSAEHNVLYRKANDGLHLMLSPAANTLTDYTVRAGTVEIGATAFANNKMLTRVVLPDGLKVIGDDAFAGTTALTELVIPESVERSSGVTGNSLELVEYGSKVTSIRMEGSWVPMPRRIVVRGGVDGSFVYDGRPTNGRRQCAYFGEGMTRVSFGVDVPRVLVLPSTLTRLYLEPELSDEKKDDTHVYVAAAEGSQAWNVAKDALEAAGIDPSHLHTYTGASMTLAGTNIAEAGGSYTYTGEVGASVDVTAEVAGGIAGTQQVRAVQIGADGTETLVRDWTTVTDSGDRAAVSSVTFPWTPSAADVSLRVQVRDASYLTSTLMIKLPGTPDPTPAPEPTPAPEPTPAPSPDPTPAPEPTPAPAPQDGQWVSDSVGWWYRYADGTYPAGRTVQIGNSIYRFGADGYMRTGWASEDGAWYFHNPSGAQASGWVKDGSSWYYLNPTTGQMVTGWILDGLTWYYLTPGSGAMATGWVKDGSSWYYMAPSGALTTGWLRQGSSWYYLSTDSGAMVTGWLQRGSSWYYLHPAGGAMATGWLQLDGAWYYFDPSSGVMATGSQRIGWRSYRFADSGQLMN; this is translated from the coding sequence ATGTCCCATCGCACAACCTCGGCATTGGTGCTGCTAACCGCGGGCACCCTTGCCATGACCGCCGTGACCACCCCGGCGGCTTTCGCAGCTAACCCGCAAGAGGAAAGCCAGTCGGGCGCCGCAGCCCCCGCCTCGTCCGTCGACGCCCAGTCCGGCGCCCCGCAGTCGGGAGCCGCCGACGAGGCCGGTGCCGAGAACCCGACCACCACCCCCGAGAGCGTCCCCGCCGACGACACCCCGACGACGATCATCGTCCAGCTGGAAGACGGCTCGGTCGGCATCCCGTGGTATCAGCGGGTCTTCGGATTGTCGTCCTCAACCAAGCACGAGACGGTCAAGGAACGCATCGAAACCTCGGTCGAGGCAGTGGTCCCCGGTGCGGACATCACCGACGTGCGCGACTACACGCACGCGTTGGACGGTTTCGCGATCCAGGCCCCGGCCTCGTCCCTGGGTGCCATCAAGGCGACCGAGGGCGTCAAGGCTGCGTTCATCGAGCGCCACCACAAGCCCATGGTCGTCGAGGGGGACGCGGGCGCGCTGGGTGCCGAGGCCGTGGACCCGGCCCTGCAAAACGCCTCCTCCCTGGAGATGACGCGCGCGAATCAGACCACCCAGAAGGGGGATCGTCAGGTCGTCGAGGTTATCGACACGGGCATCGAGGCCACCCACCAGGCCTTCTCTGGCTCCATGGATGGCGTCGATGTGCGCCTGAGCCAGGGGGACGTCGAGGCCCTCGTCGGCAAGCTGCCGCACGGCAAGACCGGCGCCTACCTTAACAGCAAGATCCCCTTCGTCTTCGACTACGCGGACAACGACGCGGACGTGCTGCCCAAGTCGAGCAAGGACCTGTCGCACGGCACCCACGTCGCCGCGATCGCCGCCGCCAACGCGGCTGACCTGCAGGGCACCGCGCCCCACGCGCAGATCATCGTCGCGAAGGTCGCCTCCGACAAGGACGGATCGATCCCCGACAGCACGGTCCTGGCGGCCCTCGACGACGCGGTCGTTCTCAAGCCCGACTCGATCAACCTCTCCCTCGGCGAGGATGCGGGCATGGGCACCGAGGCCGGAACCATGTACGCGGAGGTCTACAAGAACCTCGCCAACGCGGGAGTGACCGTCAACGCCGCTGCGGGTAACTCCTACTCCAGCGCCTACTCCAACTACAGCGGCAAGAACAAGCCGTTCGCGACCGACCCCGACGCCGGCACGCTCTCCGAGCCCGCGTCCTACAGCTCGACCCTGGCCGTCGCCTCGGTCAACAACCAGGACGCCCTGCCCTACCTGACGGTGGGGGACCGCCAGGTCGTCTACCGCAAGTCGCGCGGCCTGAAGGACGCCGTCGTGCCGAGCCTCCTCGACATCCCCGAGGCCACCTACACCCTCGTCTACGCGGGCATCGGTGACGCGGCCGCACTCGAGAAGCTCGTCGCCGAGCACCCCGGCGACCTGTCGAAGGTCATCGTCCTCGAAGACCGCGGCGGCTCCGACAGTGCGACGGGCGCGGACATGACCCACGAGGCCAAGGTCAAGGGACTCACCCAGCTGACCTCCAAGCCCGCCGCCCTCATCATCGGCGACTCCGAGACGGTCGAAAACCCCTACGTGGCGACTATTGAAGCCACCCACACGATGCCGACCGTGACCATCACGAAGAAGGAGAAGGACGCGCTTATCGAGGCCATCAAGGCCAGCGAGTCCGGCTCCATCACCATCTCCAACCCTCACGCGGGCCTCAAGCTCGCCTCGACCAACCCGTCGGTCTCCGACTTCACCTCGTGGGGCGTCACGCCCGATCTCAAGCTCAAGCCTGAGATCGCTGCCCCCGGCGGCAACATCGTCGCGGCTGTCCTGGGCAACACGTACCGCTCCATGTCGGGCACGTCCATGGCGACCCCGCAGGTTGCGGGCATCGCGACCCTCGTACGCCAGCGCGTCAACGACGACCCGGCATTCGCCGGCCTGTCGGAGGCGGACAAGGCAGCGATCGTCACCACCCTCATGATGGGAACCGCCCACCCGCTGCTCGACATCGACCAGAACGACGGCACCTACTACTCGCCGCGCCGCGTGGGCGCCGGCCAGGTGGACGCCCTCGCAGCCACGACCACGACCGTCTACCCGAGCGTTGTGGGCGCGGAAAACCCGTGGCGTCCCAAGGCTGACCTCGGAGAGGGCACGAACGGGTGGACCTTCCAAGTCACCCTGACGAATGTCTCCGACGCCGACCACACCTACACGCTGGGCGGCCAGGCGCTCTCCGAGATCGTCGAGGGGGGCCTCTTCACTGAGCACTCCAAGAACTGGGCGGGGCAGGGCATCGACCTGACCTACTCCGCTGACTCGGTGACCGTGCCCGCCAAGGGCACCGCGACCGTGACCGTCACCGTGACCCCGCAGGGCGCCTTTGCCTCGTACGCGAACGCGAACGCACCCAAGGGCACGTTCATCGACGGTGCTGTCACCTTCACCAGTACCGACGGTCAGCCCGACCTGACCGTCCCCTACATGGGCTTCTACGGCTCCTGGGGCGCGCCCGCCGTCTTCGACGGCAAGTGGTACGACGGTACGACGAGCACCGCGCACGCCTGCTCCTCGACCCTCATCAACCCCGCGACCGAGGTTCCCCTGGGTGCCCTGAACCCGCTCGCCGGACAGGAAATTGACGATGTGCGCGCGGTCGACCCCGCGTACTTCATCATGTCGCGCTCTGCGCTGCCCGAGGCCCCCTCGCGCATCCTGCCGCGCACCTGCCTGCTGCGTAACTCCCCGAAGGTGACCTACACCTACACGAACGAGGCCGGCGAGGTCGTGCGTGAGTACACCTTCGAGCGCGCCCGCAAGTCCCTGTTCAACTACCACGCCAGCAAGGTCGAGCCCATCGAAAGCCAGGAAGGCAACAACCCCGTCTTCGACGGCTTCGACAAGGATGGCAAGGAGCTGCCCGCGGGCCGCTACAAGCTGACGATCGATGCGGCCTCGGTCGCGCCCTCGAGCGTCGCCTCGCAGCTGGCCTGGGATTTCACCCTGGACACCGAGGCTCCCGTCATCTCCAACCTGACGGTCACCGGCGAGGGCGACGAGCGTGTCGTGTCCTTCGACGTCACCGACAACTCTCCGCTGGCTGGCATCGCTTTCTCCGAGTCCCCGACCTCGCGTCGCTACTACGACGAGAAGGAGGCCGTGGGCGCGAACCGTCAGGCCGACGGCACTTACGCCAAGCACTACGAGATCAAGTGGGCCGACCTCATCGACCGCGCGGACTCCTCGGATCCGGCGACCGCCTACCTGTTCGCGTGGGACTGGGGTAAGAACCAGGCCCGTCAGGTGATCCGCTTTAGCACGATCCCGATGACCTCCCTGTCGCTCACTCCGCAGGACTCCGAGGTTGTTGCGGGCGAGACGGTCGCGCTGAGCCCCTCGTACGAGCCGGCGAACGCGAATGTCACCGACCTCGTATGGACGTCCTCGAACGAGGCCGTGGCCACCGTGAACGAAAACGGCGAGGTCCGCACCCTGGCCGCCGGCGAGGCGACGATCACCGCGACCGACGCGTCCCAGCCGACCCTGTCGGCCAGCGCTCGGATCCGCGTGCGCACGATCTCTGAGGACGCGGGCATCGAGCTCGCGGACACCCAGGTGACGCTCAAGGTGGGCGAGACCGCCCCCGTGAAGGCCTACCTGGCGCCCTCGCTGAAGGACCGCGCGGTGACGTGGAGCGTGGAGCCGGCCGACCTGGCCACGGTCGCCGCCGACACTGACACGCGCAAGGCGACCCTGACCGCCGGCGATCACGCTGGTCCGGGCACGCTGACCGCCACCGTCACCACCGAGGCCGGCGCGGCCAAGACCGCGTCCATCCCCGTCACGGTGCGCGCCGCCGACGCCGACGACTTCGAGATCAACGAGGACGGCGTCCTCGTCAAGTACAAGGGCTCGGCCACCGAGGTCACCCTGCCCGACACCGTGACCTCCATCGGCGAGCGCGCCTTCGCGAGCTCCACCGTGGAGCACGTGACGGTCCCCGCCTCGGTGCGTTCCATCGGCCTGGAGGCCTTCATCTACAGCTCGCTGAAGAAGATCACCTTCATCGACGACGAGGCCCACCCGGCCCAGCTGACCACGATCGCCGACCGTGCGTTCGCCAACGCGAGCCTCGAGGCCATCGAGCTGCCGCGTTCCGTGGTGACGATGGGCGCGGAGGTCTTCGACTACAACTCGGCGCTCACCACGATCAAGCTGGGCCCCAACGTCGCCGCCGACTCGGTGACCTCGGGCTACGCCGAGAACGCCTCGCTGACCAGCGTCGAGGTCGATCCCGCGAACCCGAACTACGAGAGTGTTGACGGAGTCCTGTACTCCAAGGACCACTCGCGCCTGATCCTGTACCCGGCCGCCAAGAATACGGGAGGCACGTACACGGTCCTGGACGGAGTCGCGACGATCGCGCCCAAGGCTTTCCAGAAGGCTGGCATCACCTCCGTGACACTGCCCGACAGCCTACGCACGATTAAGGACGAGGCCTTCCGCCTCTCCGCGCTCACCGCGGTCACCCTGCCCGAGAAGTTCGAGACGGTCGGCACCTGTGCCTTCTGCTCCGCCGACAAGCTCGCGACCATCGACCTGGGCGGCACGATCTCCCTGGGCGGCAGCGCCTTCGAATCCACGAGTGCGAAGAACGGGGTCAATTTCCGGCCCGAACTCGGACGCCTGACCACGATCGGCGACTTCGCGTTTAGCCGCACGGCACAGTCCTCCGTGACCCTTCCTGACTCGGTGACCGCGGTCGGCGAGCAGGCGTTCTCGGAGAGCACGGCCCTGACCTCGTTCCACATCGGAGCGGGCGTCACCTCCTTCGCCGAGACCGCCCTGTACAACGACCGCAAGATCGCGACGCTGACCGTTTCCGCCGACAACCCGGTGTACTCGGCCGAGCACAACGTCCTGTACCGTAAGGCGAATGATGGCCTGCACCTGATGCTGTCCCCGGCCGCCAACACGCTCACCGACTACACGGTGCGCGCGGGCACGGTCGAGATCGGCGCGACGGCATTCGCCAACAACAAGATGCTCACCCGTGTCGTCCTGCCCGACGGCCTCAAGGTCATCGGCGACGACGCCTTCGCGGGCACCACTGCCCTCACCGAGCTCGTCATCCCCGAGTCGGTCGAGCGCTCGAGCGGCGTCACCGGAAACTCCCTGGAACTCGTCGAGTACGGCTCCAAGGTGACCTCGATCCGCATGGAAGGCAGCTGGGTTCCCATGCCTCGTCGCATCGTCGTGCGTGGCGGCGTGGACGGCTCCTTCGTGTACGACGGTCGCCCGACGAACGGACGCCGCCAGTGCGCCTACTTCGGCGAGGGCATGACCCGCGTGTCCTTCGGCGTGGACGTCCCGCGCGTCCTCGTCCTCCCCTCGACGCTGACCCGCCTCTACCTTGAGCCGGAGTTGAGCGACGAGAAGAAGGACGACACCCACGTGTACGTCGCTGCGGCCGAGGGTTCGCAGGCGTGGAACGTCGCCAAGGACGCCCTCGAGGCGGCCGGCATCGACCCCTCGCACCTGCACACCTACACGGGTGCGTCGATGACCCTGGCGGGTACGAACATCGCCGAGGCCGGGGGAAGTTACACGTACACGGGCGAGGTCGGCGCGTCGGTCGACGTGACGGCTGAGGTTGCCGGTGGCATCGCCGGCACGCAGCAGGTGCGCGCCGTGCAGATCGGAGCGGATGGTACCGAGACACTCGTGCGCGACTGGACGACGGTGACGGACAGCGGGGATCGAGCTGCGGTCTCCTCCGTGACCTTCCCGTGGACCCCTTCCGCCGCGGACGTGAGCCTGCGTGTGCAGGTGCGCGACGCCTCGTACCTGACGAGCACCCTCATGATCAAGCTGCCGGGTACCCCGGACCCGACACCGGCGCCTGAGCCGACGCCTGCACCTGAGCCGACGCCTGCTCCGTCTCCGGACCCGACGCCCGCTCCCGAGCCGACTCCGGCTCCTGCCCCGCAGGACGGCCAGTGGGTGAGCGACTCTGTCGGCTGGTGGTACCGCTATGCGGATGGCACCTATCCGGCTGGCCGGACGGTGCAGATCGGTAACTCGATCTACCGCTTCGGTGCGGATGGCTACATGCGTACTGGCTGGGCGAGTGAGGATGGCGCGTGGTACTTCCACAATCCGTCTGGTGCTCAGGCGAGTGGCTGGGTGAAGGATGGCTCTTCCTGGTACTACCTGAACCCGACGACCGGACAGATGGTGACGGGATGGATCCTCGATGGGCTGACCTGGTACTACCTGACACCCGGCAGTGGCGCGATGGCGACTGGTTGGGTCAAGGATGGGTCCTCTTGGTACTACATGGCCCCCAGCGGCGCGTTGACGACCGGCTGGCTGCGACAGGGCTCCTCCTGGTACTACCTGAGCACCGACTCCGGTGCGATGGTCACCGGCTGGCTGCAACGGGGGTCCTCCTGGTACTACCTGCACCCCGCGGGTGGCGCCATGGCCACCGGCTGGCTGCAGCTGGACGGAGCTTGGTACTACTTCGATCCGAGCAGCGGAGTGATGGCCACCGGCTCCCAGCGGATCGGCTGGCGTTCCTATCGCTTTGCTGACTCAGGACAGCTGATGAACTGA